The nucleotide window TTGGAATAATAATAAGGCGCAATCTGCACGTAATAAAACGGCAGCTTGTTATTCTCCCACTTGGTTCTCCAGTAGTTAATCAGCGATTTCATTTTGTATGTGTACTCTAATCGCTCCTGCAGGAAACAGTTGTTCTCTCCCTGGTACCATAAAAACCCTTTTAATGAAAACGGGATCAGGGATTCTATCATTGTCGTATAAAACTTACCCGAAGCATCTTTGATCCTGTGTGTGGAATCACCGTTAGTATTATTGAAGAAGTTTTCTTTCAACATGGCTTCAGCCGGCATCCAGGGCTCTATGCCACTGCCTGGAATGGCAGCGGAGATAACTCCAACCGGCACCTTTAATTTTTGCTGAAGCTCCTTGGCAAAAAAATACCCCACGGCAGAAAAACTACCCAAAGCAGGAGCGGTTGCTTCATTCCATCCACTGTGCGTAGAATCCGGATTCATTTTCTTTCTTTCTACCAGGAAAATACGCAGTGACTTATTGTTAGCCTCGGCCACTTCATTAACAGGCCAGTTGGCTCCGGCCGGCGGTTTCAACTTTGCAAGCTTGCGCATGGCGAATTCCATGTTGGATTGTCCGGAACATAACCAAACTTCACCAACCAGGATATGATTTAATAGTATCTGTTCCTTCCCCGCTTTAATATAAATAGAAGCATTGTCGAAAGAAGCCTTCAGAGGGTTTAAATAAAGCTTCCAGGCTCCTTTAGTATCTGCAATAGCTTTTTTATGCTGACCTTTAAACTCAACAATTACCTCCTGTCCTGCATCCGCCCAACCCCATATTGCCACGGAAGCACCTTGTTGCAATACCATATTGTGCCCTAATATTTTAGGGAGCACCAGTTCTGCATGGCTGCTTTGTGCCAGGAAAAGGATTAAAAATATGGATAAAAAAAGTTTCATACTGATTTGAAAATTGACGGATTCAACCGCGCAAGTTAAGACATGCCTATAAAGTACCAGTTACTTTTAAAAGCTTTTTTGAGCTGGCTACCAGCTTACCATCTGCCCATACAGATAAGCCTTTGCCTTTCCCGTATTTCTTGCCGTTTTTATCCCAGATAATCGTTACAATTTTCCCATGATATAAAATATTATCCAAAGCAAACCAGTTCCACTTACCTGAAGGCAGCAAAGGGTTCACTTCAATGATATTATCAGCCCTCGGACGCAAGCCTATCAGGCCACTTATTACGAGGTCGTTAAAAGTGGAATGATTATAATAGCGACCACGCTTATCATCAGTTAACCACTGCCCGGTTTTCTCATCCATGTATTCCCCTATGTAAGGCTTACCGTCTCTATGCTGAGACTGCGCATACTTTTGCAGCTGCGTATAGTAGTCGTTCTTAGAAACATAGGACTGTTTATAATTATTCAATAAATTGGCCATTGCCGTTAATGTTTGCGCACTGGCAAAGGGCCATACGGCGCCGTCCCATTCGCATTTGCAACAGCCATGGGTTCTAAAGCCGGGGTGACTACGATCTGCAGTAGTAATACCAACAGGCGCATTAAAATGTTTGGCATCCATAAGGTTCTTCCATGCAATGCTATATTTTGAATCGGGTAAATTAAAGTACCAGGGAATAAATCCAATCTCTTCCATTACCTGCGCCAAAGTATCGCCTTGCTCTTTCCGTACTTCGAAAAAATTACTTTTTGCATTCCAAAGCTTTTGCTGCGCATTCACTTTAATGCTATCTGCTTTTCCTGAGTATAAAATAGCACCGGTTTGATCACCTGCCAATTTTGCAATGGCCGATAATGCCCGGGCATTACCATACATATAACCATTTATAGAAGGTCTGGGGTTCTTTTCTTTCCGTCCGCCGCTAATGGTCTCTTCCATCGCGTCCCTTACATCAAATTGCCAGAAAATTCCGCGGGGACTACGTTTTTCAGATTCCCATCCGGCATAATCTGCAGTTAAATCAGGATAGTAATCTTTTAAAAAACTGGCATCGCCATTTACCAGGTAGCGATTATAAATCGCGTCCATATTCCAGCTGCTATAAGCGCGCAATTTTTTTAATGGCTTACCGTCATTACCCCGGTACCATATACGCAGGTTATCATTCAGATATTGCTGATCGTGCAGCCAACGGGATTCATAGATATGATGTCCCAGGCCACTACTGATCAGGTTATACTTATCAGCATAAGAACGTTGCACCAGGAATTCGGTTAATGCATAGCCCTGCTCTGTTTTACGGATATGTTTCCTCAATGTCCACCAACGGAAATAAAATATTTCCTCGAAATTCTTATCAGGAGTTTCCAGGAGCGGGATATTTTTTTGCATCCACTGCCAGGACTCGCTATTCGGAATCGCCTGTACTATCGGTTCATCCTCCATGGTGTTGAAGCGATCTGCATAATGTTTGAAGTTTTCAAACTTCAATACAGATGGTTGCGAAAAACCCGCCGTTACTGCAAAAACGCTCACTAATAGTAATATCCGTTCTTTGATCATCTTCATTGTTTAGTTTTTATTATTGATAGCCTGTAACCAACCCCGGTACCATTCCATTGCATTATTCGATTCGCCTGACGGCTCCAGTACTACCTTATCACTTTTGAGATTTTTTAGTGTGGCTATGTTGTGAAATATGCCTTGCTGCAGACCAGCCATATAAGAGGCGCCTAAGGCCGACACGTCGGGCATACTACTTCTGGATACCGGTTTGGCCAATACATCAGTGAGCAACTGCATCACGAATTCATTCGCTGTTAAGCCACCATTGGTCATTAGCTGTTTTAATGGTATACCCGTATCCTTTTCCATTGCTGAGATTACATCAGTGATCTGGTACGGAATAGATTCCAAAGCTGCACGTACAATATGATTTTTGTTGGTACCGAAAGTCATCCCTGTTATAGACGCTTTTCTATTCATTTCCCAGTGGGGCGAACCTAATCCGCTGAAAGCCGGCACCAGGTAAACGCCTCCGTTATCAGAGACGGTATTTGCCATGCCTGTCGTTGCTTTCACATCATCAAAAAGACCCAATTCATTTTTCAACCATTCGATGGTACCGCCACAGGTAACAATCACTCCTTCCAGCGCATAATCAACTCTGCCTGGAATACTCCAGCAAATAGTTGTAACCATTCCATTTTGAGATGTAACCGGCTTATTACCGATATTCATAATAATGCTGGAGCCCGTTCCCAATGTGGCTTTGGCAGTACCTGCATCAAAACAACCTTCGCCAAAAGCTGCGGCATGAGAATCACCGATTAAAGCAGTAACAGCTACAGGATCAGGTAATAATCCATTAATGGTGGAAGCTCCAAAATGAGCCGAAGAGGATTTCACCTCCGGCAATTGTAGATTGTTTAAACCAAAGGCCTCCAGCAATTCAGCATCCCACTTTAAATCATGAATATTGAAAAACAGAGTACGGGATGCATTGGTATGGTCCGTGGCATAACTCTTACCATTCGTTAATCTATACAACAACCAGGTATCAATGGTTCCGAAAAAAGCTTTCCCGGATACCACTGCTTCCTTTATGGCCGGATCATTTTCAACCAGCCATATGAGTTTGGTAGCCGAAAAATAGGGATCAATCACCAGGCCTGTTTTAGCCGCAATTGTACTGCTTAGTCCCCGCTGCGCCAATGCTTCGCATACTTTTACTGATCGTTTGCATTGCCATACAATAGCGGGGTGTAAAGGCCTACCCGATTCATCCCAAAGGACGAAAGTCTCCCTTTGATTGGATATACCAATCGCGGTAATCTGCCTTTTTGAATATCCGTTGATCTCCAGATCATTCAAACAATTACTAACGGCTGCAATTACGTTGTTGTAAATGGCTTCCGGATCCTGTTCCACAAAACCTTCGCCAAAATAATTCGTTTGCAAAGGTGCTGCCCCCCTGGCAATTGCCTGCCCCCCTGCATCAAATACTAATGCCTTGGTGCCGCTGGTGCCCTGATCTATAGCGAGAATGAAGTTCATTTAAAGTTTAAGATTTTAAATTCAAAATTGGGCATTCCGACCGCTAATCTTTCTTATCAATTTTATCAATCACCACTGCTAACAGAATTACCCCTCCTTTCACTACCTGTTGCCAGAAGGGCGATACATTTAACAAAACCAAACCATTATTTAAAACACCGATAATAATAGCGCCCATCACCGTTCCCCAGATAGTACCGCGGCCGCCACTGAGAGAAGTTCCGCCAATTACTACAGCAGCAATAGCATCCAGCTCATAGCTATTACCAGCGTTAGGTTGCGCTGAATCCAAACGGGAGGTAACAATAATACCACCAATTGCTGCCATCGCACCTGCCAGGGCATAAACGATCATTTTAATATTGGATATTTTTATTCCGGAGAATTTCGCTGCTGTTTCGTTGCCGCCGATAGCATAGATATAGCGCCCCAGCCGGGTTTGACGGGTTATAAAAACCGCAAACAATACCACCACCAAAGCAATCCACACCGGAACGGGTATTCCGAAGAAAGATCCCGAACCTATAAAATTAAATTTAGATCCCAGGTTACTGATTGGCTGCCCTTTAGTGTACAGCATGGTGAAACCACGGGCAATCGTAAGCATGGCCAATGTGGCCACAAACGGTGGCACATTAAACTTAGTGATCACAAAGCCATTAAACCAACCCAAAACTCCGCCAATAATAATAGCAGCCAATATAACACCCAAAACAGTAAAGCCGATATAGGTATCAGTTGCAGCAATAGGAATTCCATTTTTTAGCAACCCAGCAGCCACTGCGCCGCAAAACGCCAATATGGAACCTACAGAAAGATCAATACCGGCTGTTAACACAACCAGCGTCATACCTGTTGCAATACAAATATTTACCGCGGTTTGTCTTAACACGTTTAAACCATTATCAGCAGTAAAGAATTTATCCGTAAGTATCGACAGAATAATACACAATAACACCAATGCAATCAGGGATTGCAGGCTTTTAATTCTTTGTTTATAGTTAACGGTGGACATTAGCTTAATTTTTATGGATAGCTTTGGTTAACAAACTGGCTTCGGTGGCATCAGCAATGGGAATATCGGCTGTAATCTCGCCTTCACACATTACCAATACCCTGTTAGCCAGTGCTAATATCTCGGGTATTTCAGAAGACACGACAATAACACCCACTCCACCTGCAGCCAGATCTTTGATCAATTTATAGATTTCAGATTTAGCTCCAACATCTATACCCCGTGTTGGTTCATCTAATAATAAAACCTTGGGATTTTTAGCCAACCACTTTGCAATGACTATTTTCTGCTGATTCCCACCGCTCAGGTTTTTGGACAAAGTATTTTGTGAAGCTGTTTTTATATTTAGCTGTTCGATATAGTCTTTTGCCAGCGCCGATTCTTTACGTGCGTTTAAAAATATCCCGTTTTCTTCCAGCTGCTTTAATACAGTTACGCTGATATTTTTCTTCACGCCCAAACCCAGGCAAAGGCCTTGTAGCTTACGGTCTTCCGGAACCAGCATAATACCCGAAGCGATCGCCCGAGCAGGCGAATTGATCTTCTTCAGCTCTCTTTCAACTTGTATTGTACCTGAACCCAGTTTGGGATGTAATCCAAAAATGGTTTCGATCAACTCTGTGCGTCCCGCCCCCATTAA belongs to Niabella yanshanensis and includes:
- a CDS encoding MGH1-like glycoside hydrolase domain-containing protein, yielding MKMIKERILLLVSVFAVTAGFSQPSVLKFENFKHYADRFNTMEDEPIVQAIPNSESWQWMQKNIPLLETPDKNFEEIFYFRWWTLRKHIRKTEQGYALTEFLVQRSYADKYNLISSGLGHHIYESRWLHDQQYLNDNLRIWYRGNDGKPLKKLRAYSSWNMDAIYNRYLVNGDASFLKDYYPDLTADYAGWESEKRSPRGIFWQFDVRDAMEETISGGRKEKNPRPSINGYMYGNARALSAIAKLAGDQTGAILYSGKADSIKVNAQQKLWNAKSNFFEVRKEQGDTLAQVMEEIGFIPWYFNLPDSKYSIAWKNLMDAKHFNAPVGITTADRSHPGFRTHGCCKCEWDGAVWPFASAQTLTAMANLLNNYKQSYVSKNDYYTQLQKYAQSQHRDGKPYIGEYMDEKTGQWLTDDKRGRYYNHSTFNDLVISGLIGLRPRADNIIEVNPLLPSGKWNWFALDNILYHGKIVTIIWDKNGKKYGKGKGLSVWADGKLVASSKKLLKVTGTL
- a CDS encoding FGGY family carbohydrate kinase; the protein is MNFILAIDQGTSGTKALVFDAGGQAIARGAAPLQTNYFGEGFVEQDPEAIYNNVIAAVSNCLNDLEINGYSKRQITAIGISNQRETFVLWDESGRPLHPAIVWQCKRSVKVCEALAQRGLSSTIAAKTGLVIDPYFSATKLIWLVENDPAIKEAVVSGKAFFGTIDTWLLYRLTNGKSYATDHTNASRTLFFNIHDLKWDAELLEAFGLNNLQLPEVKSSSAHFGASTINGLLPDPVAVTALIGDSHAAAFGEGCFDAGTAKATLGTGSSIIMNIGNKPVTSQNGMVTTICWSIPGRVDYALEGVIVTCGGTIEWLKNELGLFDDVKATTGMANTVSDNGGVYLVPAFSGLGSPHWEMNRKASITGMTFGTNKNHIVRAALESIPYQITDVISAMEKDTGIPLKQLMTNGGLTANEFVMQLLTDVLAKPVSRSSMPDVSALGASYMAGLQQGIFHNIATLKNLKSDKVVLEPSGESNNAMEWYRGWLQAINNKN
- a CDS encoding ABC transporter permease, with amino-acid sequence MSTVNYKQRIKSLQSLIALVLLCIILSILTDKFFTADNGLNVLRQTAVNICIATGMTLVVLTAGIDLSVGSILAFCGAVAAGLLKNGIPIAATDTYIGFTVLGVILAAIIIGGVLGWFNGFVITKFNVPPFVATLAMLTIARGFTMLYTKGQPISNLGSKFNFIGSGSFFGIPVPVWIALVVVLFAVFITRQTRLGRYIYAIGGNETAAKFSGIKISNIKMIVYALAGAMAAIGGIIVTSRLDSAQPNAGNSYELDAIAAVVIGGTSLSGGRGTIWGTVMGAIIIGVLNNGLVLLNVSPFWQQVVKGGVILLAVVIDKIDKKD
- a CDS encoding sialate O-acetylesterase; amino-acid sequence: MKLFLSIFLILFLAQSSHAELVLPKILGHNMVLQQGASVAIWGWADAGQEVIVEFKGQHKKAIADTKGAWKLYLNPLKASFDNASIYIKAGKEQILLNHILVGEVWLCSGQSNMEFAMRKLAKLKPPAGANWPVNEVAEANNKSLRIFLVERKKMNPDSTHSGWNEATAPALGSFSAVGYFFAKELQQKLKVPVGVISAAIPGSGIEPWMPAEAMLKENFFNNTNGDSTHRIKDASGKFYTTMIESLIPFSLKGFLWYQGENNCFLQERLEYTYKMKSLINYWRTKWENNKLPFYYVQIAPYYYSKAKDRPYTVYSEPEFWEAQAAALAISNTVMIATTDLIEDPADLHPVNKWDVGERLATSALSNTYKVDSQPAMGPLFKSAVKKGQSFIIDFDYKGTGLKSNDGAALSYFEVADEKGNYHAATAMIKNNKVWVNAAGIKNPHSVRFAWREDAKANLFNAEGLPALPFRTNNKLKDQFNPR